TTCTTGTACAATCAATCCGGTTCTGAAGACCCTAGGGCCAGTTTCTGGCTTGCCTACGAAGAGGGTTCCCCTCTGGCCGACAGTGGTGTGTTCACCGGGGTCGCGAACGGCTATGATCTTGTACCTGAGTCAGCTAACGACAATGCCACCATCAATCTCGTTGACGGATATTCAGGCTTTAGTCCTAATGGCAATGTTTTGATCAATTTGCCAATCATGTTTTATTCCGAAGTGGTCTTCTTACGTGCGGAAGCTGCTTTGAGAGGATGGGTAGGAGGTAATGCCAATGCCCTGTATTTGGAAGGGGTTCAAGCCTCTATGGATTTAGTAGGGGTGGATGCCGTTGCGGCTGCGGATTACATAGCGGCCATACCAACACTTTCCGGTTCCAATGAACAACAACTTAAACAGTTGATCACCCAAAAATGGATTGCCAACTTCCCCAATGGTGAAGAAGGTTGGGCAGATTTTAGAAGAACGGATTATCCGGACATCACGCTACCCATTGATGGGGTAAGCAGTAATTCCACTGTGGCACCCGATACTTGGGTAAAACGGGTGAGATACCCCGATAATGCCCATGAACTTGAATCCGAATTTATGCCGGCGTCCCGAAATACTATTCCTGCAGATAGAATGGATATTCGTCTGTGGTGGGATACCGCCGATACCAAAACAAAGTCAGGCGGCTTGATGAGTAGTAACTTCTAACCAAAAAAAAGCAAAATGAAAAATAAAATAGTTAAAATAGGAAGATGGTTTTTGCCAGTGTTTGCTTTCCTTTTATTTACCATTTCCTGCGATGACGATGACGATTCCGGCTCTGGAGGAAATTTTGACCTGGCTACCCTTCAAGCAACCATAGATCAGGCAGAATCCTTGATTGAAAACAGTGTGGAAGGAATAAACGCAGGGGATTTTCAACCGGGGGCCAAGGATGATCTGCAGGATGTCCTCAACTGGATTTACGGGCGTATCGAAACATCGGACAGCCAAGCGGATATTAATGATGCGGTTTTAAAGCTAAATGCTGCCATAGACACCTTTTTGGAAAGTACGGTGGCCACCGCATTTCTTTATGTGAATCATGGTGTAGGATCGGGAATAGAATTATCTGATAATGTGAAAATAGCTTTGTACCAAGCTTCAACCATTGAAATGGAGATTTATATTGCCGATCTAAATCAATTTGGTTTTTCAAATAATCTATTCAGTACGGAAGATGAGCCATCCAGAGGTTTCGCGGCCAGATATTTTGGTACGGGAGAAATTGAACTTGTTGCCGGAACGGCGGATGGGTGGCCGACGTCACCTATAAGCCCTGCTGGAACACTGAAATCTGGAGAGTGGATGAATATAGCGTATACAAACTCGGGTACGGAACAACATTTGTATATCAATGGAGATTTAATTACTTCGGGTACTGGAGTTCCTGAGTTTACCGATGTGCCTTTTGTACTTGGAAACAGTCCAACTTTTAATGATCGTTCATGTAACACGGTGTACAGGGAGTTTAAGGTTTGGAACTCCGTCTTGGACCAAAGCACGATTCAAGGAAATATTGGTCAAACAGTGGAAGGCACTGAAGCTGGTTTGGTGGTCTATTTCCCGTTTGGGGCTAATTTAGGGGCCACCTTTGATGATATCGTTGGAAACTCTACGGCAACATTACAGGGTAATACGCAATGGGAAGAAGAACTTCCGGTGATTATAAAGGATTTTTCCGCCTTACAGGCAGCTATTGCGGCATTAACGGATTACAGGGATAATACGGTATCGGAAGGAACCAATGATGGCGACCACTCAGTAGGCACAACAAATTATATTAATGGGCTTTTAACGGCAGCTGAAGACTTATTGATTTCAGACCCAGCACAAGGGGCTATAGATGCCACTGCACAAAGTTTGTTGGATACCATTGATTTCCTTAATGATAATTTAGTGGCCGATTCCAATGGGGTGATTAAGACTGAAGATACGCCCCAAGAGGACTTTTTTAGAATTACACCTGCATACACACCTTCCGGGGATTATACCATTGAGTTTGAAATGGAGTTTGGTTCCTTCTTTGGATTTGAAAGAACCGAAATCTATACCAACAATCATTACAAGATGACGGTTACAGGTATTGCGGATCCTGCGGATGAATCAAGCTTTTTTGCCTCTGGGGAATTACGGGCAGAGTCGTTTGCCGGTGGTGATTTGGATTGGCAATATGCCACTAGTTCGCCATTGACCGTGGTACCTGGTGAATGGTACCATATTGCTCTGGTATATGATGCCGGAACCGATGTTGCCCGGCTTTATGTAAACCAAGAAATGGTTGCAGAACAAGATGGTTTTGGCTTACCTAACGGATGGCCAGCTCCTGAAATCGATTTCTTTAGGGGACAGGATTTACTTGGGGCCTTGAGAAATATTAGGTTCTGGGATACCGCTAGGAATGCTGCCGATTTAAATGCAGCGATAACAGGTAGCGAGCCGGATTTGCAAATGTATTTTCCACTTGATCGTGTTGGAGGTATCCAGGTTAAGGATGGAACAGAAGCAGATATTTACACTGGAACCCTAAAAGGTGGGGTACTATGGAACAAATAATATTTTGATTTAGCGTAGTTTTCAGTTAGAGTTAGTTTAATTGAGTGATGAAAGGACAGGTAAAACCTGTCCTTTCTTTTTAATTCAACAAATACTGAGATGACGTTTAAATGGCTTTGCGTGCTATAGGTTTGTGTACATCGAGTACCTAGGTTATTTGAATCTTCTTTCCGGTTCAAAAGTTTAAAACTCTTTTCATAGGGCCTAGTTGATGACCAATACCAGTGAGTCACAATTGAACGGGGATAAAGGGATGGGTCATGGAAAGCCCTTTTTTACCATTACATTTATGTTTTTCATGTGTGGGTGTATTAAATAATATGAGTTCGACATAATTTTTTCATCAACCAAAATCCGTCAAATTGAGTGGTTTTTCGTAATGAAATGAAGAAAAATTGTATCGAAATTAGGATTTTGCAAGAAAATTACTTGCCTGCCTTGCCGATCAGGCAGGTTTTTCGATACATTTTTGCTTTCGCAAAAACACCCAGAGCCTGTTTGGGAATTTGTCAATTGTTTTCTTATGCCCCTTTTTGCACGGCACATTGTTAAAATTTTAGTCCATAACTATGGCTATGAACAAAAATTTTGCCTCGTTCCGCACTAAAAATGGCCTATAACAATTCCAATCACAAATTCCCAAACAGGCTCTTAAAATGACGTAATTTTTTTATATCGAACTTACTTTAAAGTAAAGAACGATTAACCCATTCCGCATTTAAAAGAAGCTACGGCAACCCCGGAATATGAACGAATTCTCACCTATCGGTCATATTTCAGCCCTTATGAAAAGGATGCGATTATGGAATGCAACCATATACTCCGATTTTTTAACACCGATGGTGGGCTGGAAAAGCAAATCAACCACAAAATCTTACAATGGGTTTTTATGGCATTCACCCACGTAGCCAAATCACCTTGATTTCACCAAAATTCGCCTTGCCTTGCTATTGTTAATACGAAGTAGGTACATCCCTGTAGAAATGAAATCGCTTAGGCTCAGACGAGAGGTCCGATTGTTTTCGTTGTATTCCACATTTTTAATGGCAATTTGCGATCCGTTCAGGTCAAATAAGTAGAATTTATCGCCTTCTTTGGTATTTGCCACATATAATTCACCGGTATCATTCGGAATAGGATAAATAATATGGTTTGTTGATTCAGGAGGTGCAGGAGGAAGATCGACCTCAAAATAGGAAGCTGCAAAATTGAAGGCATCAATCCCAATTTTTTCACCGACCAATCTGCCGGGAATATCATCTGCCGGAGGGTGAATACCTCCCCATATTCGAGAAAGGCTACATTGGTCCGATGCATCCCTATAGGAAGCCCACTGCAATTTTATATCTACCGATGGCCCTTCCTCAAACACAAGAAATTCATTTTGCTTTGCTACAAATTCCCCTAGACCACCGGGGAAATATTGACTTCCCGTTAGTAAGGTCAGTACCTCTGCAGCAGCCCTTGAATAGGTAGAATGGCCAGAAACGTAACCTGCAAAAGGCGGCGTAACAAAACTGGGGCGTTGGTAGGGCCACCATTCGTCCGCCAAAATCCAATCGACTCCAGCGGTATCGGTGTCCGTATCGCCAATATAACGATGACCTTTCCAGGCAAAAAGCTTGATTTTTCCAATGTTTTCGCCTTCCCTTCCGGCCAAAGGGTCATTTACATCAACCAACTCAATATAATTGGTTAACAGGGGTATTCCATTTTCATTGTAGCTGGGAAGATTTGGATCTGAACTCTGTCCTTGATCCGCCATATATCGAATAGCGGAAATAGGTCTAACATAATCATACCAACCTTTGATGCTCCATGCCGAAATAGCCGCATCATGCATGGCTCCCCCAAGGGTAAAATAGGTCTTAATGTCCCATTCCAAAGGCGATAGTAGCGGGCCTTCCCCGTTTAAACGTTTTTCCAATGACGGGTGGTCATTTACATAGTTCAATAGGGTAAACCAATGTCCTGGCGGGGTTTCGGAATCGGGGCCATCGGCCCAAAATTCTGCCAAGACCCTGGCATAATCGCCGCGTGGGGCCATTTGGGTATCATAGGCCATGCCCGTAATGGGGTTTGTGGAATAGCCCTGTCCTATATCACCACCTTCCAACAACTTATAAAAGTTGGGATAATCCGAATAGTCGGTTGGAAAGCTTTGTATGTCCAAATTACCGATTGATCTTGGTGATATGTCCCATAATACCCCATCGGCGGGATCGAGATGTGCACTCCACACGGACACCAAAGAGAACCCCCATTTGTAGGCCTCGGATAATCGTGGGTTCGACGAATTTATATAGGGTGGCGCCTCCGGATCGTTGTATACTTTATAGTCATTGCCATTTCTAGTGTATGTGGTTACCACATCATTGGCCATGGCAAACGGGGACACATTGCCCCATTCAGGACTCAAGAAGTCTATTGTCTCCCCTTCAATTAGATTTCCGCTTTGATCTATAAAAGTATCCAAACTTAAAGATTGCCAACGATCGGGGTCTGTTATATTTGGATTTCCGGGCAGAATAGGGGCCAAAGGACTATTGATCGGTTCGTAATGGGCATTGTTATAACCTGTTTGTTCCCTTGATCCATCCTGATTGCCATAGTCGATATACGTTTCTGCGATAAAATTTCCCAGGGCCGCGGGGTTTCCCGTAACATAATTGACACTTACCATGCTTCTATCGTGGCCCAGTTGATCCATTAAAAGATTGAATTTTGCCAAGGTCGACTGGGCACTGGGGGAGTTTCTAAAACGATGTGACAAGATCCGATAAGCGGCATGGCTGATGACGGTATTTAGGTTTTGCTCAAGGTTATCGGAATCTGGTTCGAATCCCGCAAATTGGTTTCTGAAACCGTGGACCTCATTACCGATCAAATACGTTTTTGTATTGTTCAAAATAGCCCATGCATCATACATGGCCGCACTGGTATGAAACAGATTTCTGGCATGAATGGTAGGTCTGGCAAAATCCCCCCTAATGGCGTCCAATAGTGCCTCGTTCCATACCCTGGCAATTGATTTGTCCGGGGAGATTTCCGAAGCACTAAGGGTTACATTCAATGTGATTTCTTCGGACGAGCATAAAGGACCACTGATTACAGCAATTACCTCACCAGCACTTTCAAAACTCCATTCCACCTCAATGGTATCGGTATTTTGGCCTGACGTAATTTCACCTCCAGTTACCTTCCAAACAATCGACTGACCGGATTGCAGGGAAAGGCTATAGGCTTCCTCTGCAAAAAAGCCCGTACTTTGTCTGCCTTCAATGGTATTGGTTATGGATAGGTACTCGCATGTGCCATCATCCATAATGGCGTTAGGGTTATAATTGCAGGAACTCGGGTCGGTACAACCAAAGATCAATGAAGCGGTATTGTTGTCCAACACTTCAAACCCATTGTTTTCTATAGCTCGGATATGGGTGTTTGCCTCAATATTTTGGTGGGTTTCCTCAATACCCGATGGCCAGGTAATTTTCACCGAATTGACAGCTTCCCCACTGGGTATCCCAAAATGGACAGGCTTAAGGTTTTGCCCTAAAAATCCAACCCCTGTGTAGTATCTTTTTCGAACGGATTGGTCCGTGGTCAACTCTATGGTGGTGCCAATAGCATTTCTGTTGGATATTGTTCCTACCAAAGAGATTTTTAGCCATTGAAATTCGGGGTTTTCATTGGAACCAAGGGTATTGTTTCGGTACAAATGGGAATTTCTGTCGGAATTGGTCACTATAAGATCCAAATCACCGTCATTGTCATAATCAAAATCAACGGCTTCTACGCTTATCGCAAAATCCTCAAGCCCCACGGGTTGAATGGTGAAATCATTTTCGCCTTGGGCGTGGTTGTTTTCATAATAAATGTTGGTACCTGCTCCCCATCCAGGAAAGTCATACCCATTGACCACAAATAAATCTTCATCCCCATCCAGATCAAAATCACCAAATTTGGTGCCCCAGGCCCATCCGGAATCCCCAACGGCCTTATCCCGGGCATCTTCTGTAAACGTAGTATCGCCATCATTGGTCAGCAAAAAGTTCCTTTGAATGGCGGTAATGAAAAAATCAAAATGACCGTCATTATTGTAATCCGATACCGCAATACCCATATCATCAGCCTTGGTATCAACCCCATAACTTATGGCTTGTTCGGTAAAAGAGTTTCCACTGTTGTTGATAAAAAGTTGGTTGGCCTTCCTCAGGTCATTGGTAAGGTAAAGGTCCATATAACCATCTTGATTAAAATCGTACGGAAAGGGATTAAAACTGGGCAATTCTTCATTTTCGACAATATTGATGAGGTCGGAGACATCAGTAAAAGTGCCATCGCCATTATTTCGATACATGATGTTGAAACTGCAACTTTTCCATGTGGGGATATAGATGTCCAAAAAACTGTCATTATTATAATCAAACCATATGGCCGAAGTGTTTTCACAATCGTTGACCGATTGAAAACCGGCTTCGTTGGTCACTTCCGAGAACCTGCCGCTACCCTGGTTTCGAAACAGCTGAATCTTCTTTCGATGCGTGAATAAAATATCAGGACGTCCATCATTGTCATAGTCACCCCAGAAAGCGCCGTATTTGTGTCCGGCAAGTGCCCTAAAATCGTCTAGTTCCTCTTCATTGCCTTCCAAAGGAAACAAATTGACCAGGCCCGATTCTTGGGTCACATCGGTAAACGTACCGTCGTTATTGTTTCTGTACAGTTTGCTATGGGTCAATTCGTTGTTTTCCACATCTTTTGCAATGGCAACAACAAAGAAGTCAAGATCTAGATCACCGTCATAATCGGCAATGGCAACACCGTTGTTCTGGGCGAAGAAGTCAAGTCCGGCCAAATGCTCAACTTTCTCGAAAAGTTGTCCAAAAGTTGGATTATGAACAATAAGTAAACTAAATAGCAATAGTCTCTTTATCCACGTGGTTTTCATTTTCAAAGCATGGTTTCACCTATGGGGATTGCAACGAATGAAACCAGCACAGGCGAAAGCTATCTTTCAAGATAGGAATTTATAGCGTACCAGCTTTATTTGTTCGACGGACGGTTGACCAGCGTAGCTTAATGCGTCCTGTACGAATGTGTTCGCCGTATCGATCATTTTCCTGCAATGCGAAAACGAATGAAGCAAAAGGTTGTCAACTTTGTTCAAAAGAATCCCAATGCAACGAAAAGCAATGTGGATTGTAAAAAATCAGTACATGGAATTCTATTGGATCGAGTGTACCCATTTGACTTTCTTTTTCTATTTTTGTCCGGCGAAAACCGAACGGGAAGTTTCGTAGAACGATATAAGGTCGCGTAGCTCAGCTGGATAGAGCATCTGCCTTCTAAGCAGACGGTCGAAGGTTCGAATCCTTCCGCGATCACGAATAAGAAGAAACCTTGGATTTTGTAACAAGCTTGTTTGATTACGGGAATCCAAGGTTTCTTTTTTCAACGCGGAGCGTTGTAGGGAACAAGTTATTGAATCCTTCCGCGATCATGAATAAATCGAACAATTAGAAAAAACGCCAAGCTTGCTTGAGCGTTTTTTTTTGAAAGATTTTCAAAGCGGAACGTTTTAAGGAAGTTCGAGTTCCCGCAGAAAATCCTTCGGCGATCACGACACTCAAAAAAACACCATTGTTTTATCTGAAATTATGACTCTAGCGTGCTACCATCTCGCTATTCCCTTAAATTCGTACCTGCTATTTACATAGAGTTAATTAGTAATTGTCGGGTTTCAATGTTCATTTGGCGCTTCTTATTCAGGCATAGTTTCGATACCCTATTGTTTGCTTCAACAGGAATTTCTTGATGTAATTTTTCAATAAATTCCCAATGGTAAAAAACGCATTGAATTATTTTTTTGGAGCTTATACACGTTTCATACACAAAAACATATCGTTTCACCCTATTTTAATACAATTTCACTTTTTGAGGCTCTAATTATTTGTTGTTTTGGTAGAAACATCGATCATTCAAAAAAACATTAGGGAATTACGAATAAGCAAAGGTTTTATTTCTAATCGTATTGAATTCTGCAGATGATGAACCAGAGTTTCAATTCATGCCATTGCTGAGGGCGAAACTTGTAATCAGGGTTTGACCACAGGGATTTCGTACTCCAAAGCAACCGCTCTGCAAAGTAATTTGGACGACTATGCCAACGGGCATCCCGGAGCTTTCGGCCTTTGTACAAACCTTTGATGGTCAGTTTTGGGCAGGGGCATCGGGCGGTTATGGACAAAAATGATACTAAAGCACCAATAACGCCAATCAATAAATAAAAAACAATAAAAAGAAACAATAGATGGGAATGCACATGAAATTTGCCTTATTACTGCTTTGCACAAGTCTTTTGGCGCAAAATAAAAATAAGGAACTTGCCAGTTTTCAAAAATCATATCCCGATTTCGTTTCAAAAAAAATGAAAAAGCACAATGTAATTGGGGCCAACATTACAGTTGTTATTGATAATGAAGTGGTCGTGAATGAAGCATTTGGTTTTTCTGATTTGAAAAATAAAGTGGCCTCTGATCTAAATACAGAGTATCCAATTGGTTCCATATCCAAGATTGTTACATCAACGGCGATTCTGAAACTATACTCCGATGGTAAGATTGATATTGACAGGCCCTATACCGACTACGTGCCCGATTTTAAAATGAAAAAACACTTTTCCGGCCCTATTGATTTTACTGTACGACACTTACTGTCCCACTATGCGGGCCTGCCCCGATTACGGGCCAAGGGATTTTTAAAGAAGCAGCCCCTGCCTTTGGATAGCCTTTTATCGAATAGCCGTAACGAATATCTTATAGCACCGGCTGGAAAGGTATACCAATATTCGGATTGGGGTACGGATCTATTGGCCTTGTTGGTGCAAAGGGTAACAAAAATGCCTTATGAAGGATTTGTGGCAACCCATATTTTTAAACCCTTGGGAATGAATCATTCAGGGTTTGGCCAAGTGGACAGTAAGGGATATTTTAAAGGTAAAGAGACCAAAACCTATGAATACAGTTGGCCCGGGTCTGATGGTGCTTTTTCCACAGCTCTTGATTTAGCCAAATTGAGCCAAGTTTACTTTGTTGACAAGGAAATGGCACATACTTCCTTCTTAAAACCGGAAATTGTGCAGGAAGCCCTGACCCTCCAATTCACCGATGCTCCCATGGCCTACAATGAGCAAGTTGGACTAATGTGGGATATAAAGCCCCTCCGAGGGTTCAAAAGGGTAAGAAAAGCAGGGATTCATGAACCTTTTTATACCTACATCTTCTTTGTTCCCGAATACCGTTTCTCGGTGGTGATCTCTAGCAATTCCAATGCATCAAGTCAGTTTCATTGGGATGTTTGGTCCAGGGCATTTGATTTTATGGCCAAAAGGTATGATTTAAAAGGAGGTCAGAGCTCAATAAAAAAGCAACGGAATTCCGGGAAACTCAATTTAACCAAAGTACAGATGAAGGAACTGGAGGGAACCTACAGCACTGATTTGGGAATAGTGAACCTAAAATCAAATGGCAACAAATTCAATGTTGTACTTGGTCTGGACAATCGAAAAGGAATTGCCACGACCCACGAGGATAATTTACTTAAATTGTATGTAAAGATGATGGGGATAAAAATTCATGTCATGGATATATTTTGGGATAAGATCGGGGATGAACTTATTGTTGGGGAACAATATAAAAGTGGCAATAGAATTATTGGGGGGTCCAAGATTATACAAAGACCTATTCCTGAGACATGGAAACAAGCAGTTGGAACCTATGAGGTAGTCAATTATGATGATATTGATTATCAAACCATTGACCGGGCTAAGTTACTGATCAATGAATATGGAGTATTGGAACTGAGGGTACATCTTATTTATCCCGGTAAAACCCAATTTCAATTGGGACTCTCTCCTATGTCCAACACGTTGGCCATTATACCTGGGTATAACTTTGAGTTTTTTGGTGGAGAAACTGTTGAATTAACTAAAGGAAATAATGTTTTTGAATTGAAATTGTCAGGATATAGACTTCAAAGGATACTGGAATAGTAGTAAATGAGGTTGTCATTTTTAAGATATAAGAAGAAAGATGTATCAGGGGCACAAGAACTGCTTTTTAAATGGCCCTATATAGGGCTTATTACCATTTCGATTACAACGCTCAATTTTTTGATTACCTATAATCTTCGAAATACAACCGTCCAATATCTTTCTTTCTACGTTATTGATTTGGTAGCTACCTATTTGATTATCGAATTTTATGCATTTGGTATCCACGTTTTGAACAAAAGGGCACCTTTGGGCGATAATTTTGTAAAAAGGGTTACCTATCAATTTACAGCACATACGTTAAGCGTGGTCATTTTCAGCATCTTGATTAATGAACTTCTGGATGCCATTTTTTTTCAAGGAGAGCGACTATCCCTTTCTTTTGATTTTTATACTCAAGATACGGTAGTGGCACTTGTATTCATATTGCTTTTTCACTGTATCTATTTAGGTCTTTATTTGTTGTCTGCCAAAAGTGTTTTCTTAGAAGGGGAACCTAAGAAAATTAAGGTGTTTCAAGGCATGGCCCATAAACTGGTTGGTTTTAATGACGTTATCTGTGTGTATACCCAATTGGGAAACACCTATGTGGTGGATAGTAATTACAATAGTTTTGTGTCGGAAAAAACCTTGGGTGAGTTTGAAGAACTGGTTTCCCAACGCTTTTTTAGGGCCAACAGGCAGTTTCTGGTCACAATGGCCATTATAGATTCTTATAAGAGTGCAGGAAATGGTAAAGTAGAAGTTTTTTTGAAGGCAAATGGGATTGGCGATTTGAATAAAAGCATCTATGTGAGTCGGAGCAAGGCTTCTTCTTTTAGGTCATGGTTGAAGAAAGGATGAAAACGTAAAATGGCTATTGGTAGTCCATAAAAGTAGCTAACTCGACAATTCCCTAGACTCTTAAAAACCTAAAGGTTCAGATAGCTTCGATTAATCTATCGTTGTAGTCCATAAGAATAGTGGTTGGCGGGGATTTAAGATGTACTTAGGCATTTTTTCCAACAATGTTCCGGTTTACGGCGCTAATATTTATGTATGCTTTGCTATAATTCCTTTCTGGATCGCTTTTTCAAATGCCTTTGACTCGAATGAAATTTCAGTGGTCAATGTTGTGATTACCCTTATGTGTGGCGTTATCATCGAATTATTTTTCAATTATATTTAGTGCAGGAATAGAAACTTACCTCAGTGAAATACTTTTCTACAAATCTCTACCTAAAGATGCTTAATTGTGCCATAGCCGAGGGTATGTCCAGAAATGATTTTATGGATTGGCCCACTTCAATGCAGGAAGCGGAAAAATTGGAGGTTATTTGTGCAGAGGAGTTTTTAACTGCACACGAAGTACTTGACGATAAACTTGGCCCGGGGTTTGGAGTTCGGGTAGGCCAACAAATGATCATCGAGGATTATGGCGTTTTGGGGCTTTCTTGGCGTACGTGTTCCAGGGTTGGTGAGATTTTTGAACGGAGTGAACGCTACTTCAAATTGTTGTCCAACACCTTTGTCTGGCAAATCCAAAATGAGGGAAATATTTCGCGGGTCCTCCTCAACAGGGAAGCACATAGAAGGGGAATGGAATTATCCACGGAGGCCAGTTTGTCCGCAACCGTAGTCGTGCTGCAAGCCATGTCCGAAAAAGATATTGTACCACTGGAAGTTAGCTTCAAGCACAAGCCACCTCAGGACTTGACCAGCTTTAAGGTAGCCTTTAAATGTCCCATATTGTTTGACCAACCCCACTATGCCATTAGCTATAAAACGGAAGATTTGAATTTAAGGACAGCTAAAGCCGACGCCAGTATCAACAGCTACTTATTGCAGCAGGTTGATGAGAAGACAAAAGGCATTAAAATTCCTGGCAGTAAATTTGTTCGTGATGTTGAAGCACTTATAACAGATGCACTACCTACCGGTATTCCCAGTATTCACCATATTGGTGAGCTTACCGCTATGAGCAACCGAACACTGACAAGAAGGCTTTCCGAGGCCGGAGTGACCTATAGGGACCTCATCAAAAAAACCCAGGAACGGATGGCCAAGGACATGCTAAAGGATGAATCCAAAAGTATAGGGGATATTGCATTCCTTACAGGTTTTTCAGAACAAAGCGCATTTAACCGGGCTTTTAAAAAATGGTCTGGTCTTACCCCTTCGGAATATAGAAAAAACGGTTAGCAGTTTCGTTTTGGCATAAAATGTCAAAAGGTTGTCCTTAAGGGTCAAAAAACTCCTTTGACCACTTCTCACCTTTGTATCATCAAAAAAACAAACCTCTTACGATGATTGCATTGGTAAAACTCATAGTTACTATTTCATTTTCGTATCTCGCGAACTCCAGTAGTATCGCTGCACCGCTTGCTGAAAACAAGATTCGAAATTCTGAATATGTTTCAATTGCCATAGCCGAGAGTTCCAAGGAAAGGGCTTTTCAAATCCTTGAAAACAAGTGCAATGTCTACCACGGA
The sequence above is a segment of the Muricauda sp. SCSIO 64092 genome. Coding sequences within it:
- a CDS encoding serine hydrolase; translation: MKFALLLLCTSLLAQNKNKELASFQKSYPDFVSKKMKKHNVIGANITVVIDNEVVVNEAFGFSDLKNKVASDLNTEYPIGSISKIVTSTAILKLYSDGKIDIDRPYTDYVPDFKMKKHFSGPIDFTVRHLLSHYAGLPRLRAKGFLKKQPLPLDSLLSNSRNEYLIAPAGKVYQYSDWGTDLLALLVQRVTKMPYEGFVATHIFKPLGMNHSGFGQVDSKGYFKGKETKTYEYSWPGSDGAFSTALDLAKLSQVYFVDKEMAHTSFLKPEIVQEALTLQFTDAPMAYNEQVGLMWDIKPLRGFKRVRKAGIHEPFYTYIFFVPEYRFSVVISSNSNASSQFHWDVWSRAFDFMAKRYDLKGGQSSIKKQRNSGKLNLTKVQMKELEGTYSTDLGIVNLKSNGNKFNVVLGLDNRKGIATTHEDNLLKLYVKMMGIKIHVMDIFWDKIGDELIVGEQYKSGNRIIGGSKIIQRPIPETWKQAVGTYEVVNYDDIDYQTIDRAKLLINEYGVLELRVHLIYPGKTQFQLGLSPMSNTLAIIPGYNFEFFGGETVELTKGNNVFELKLSGYRLQRILE
- a CDS encoding LamG domain-containing protein; amino-acid sequence: MKNKIVKIGRWFLPVFAFLLFTISCDDDDDSGSGGNFDLATLQATIDQAESLIENSVEGINAGDFQPGAKDDLQDVLNWIYGRIETSDSQADINDAVLKLNAAIDTFLESTVATAFLYVNHGVGSGIELSDNVKIALYQASTIEMEIYIADLNQFGFSNNLFSTEDEPSRGFAARYFGTGEIELVAGTADGWPTSPISPAGTLKSGEWMNIAYTNSGTEQHLYINGDLITSGTGVPEFTDVPFVLGNSPTFNDRSCNTVYREFKVWNSVLDQSTIQGNIGQTVEGTEAGLVVYFPFGANLGATFDDIVGNSTATLQGNTQWEEELPVIIKDFSALQAAIAALTDYRDNTVSEGTNDGDHSVGTTNYINGLLTAAEDLLISDPAQGAIDATAQSLLDTIDFLNDNLVADSNGVIKTEDTPQEDFFRITPAYTPSGDYTIEFEMEFGSFFGFERTEIYTNNHYKMTVTGIADPADESSFFASGELRAESFAGGDLDWQYATSSPLTVVPGEWYHIALVYDAGTDVARLYVNQEMVAEQDGFGLPNGWPAPEIDFFRGQDLLGALRNIRFWDTARNAADLNAAITGSEPDLQMYFPLDRVGGIQVKDGTEADIYTGTLKGGVLWNK
- a CDS encoding FG-GAP-like repeat-containing protein; the protein is MKTTWIKRLLLFSLLIVHNPTFGQLFEKVEHLAGLDFFAQNNGVAIADYDGDLDLDFFVVAIAKDVENNELTHSKLYRNNNDGTFTDVTQESGLVNLFPLEGNEEELDDFRALAGHKYGAFWGDYDNDGRPDILFTHRKKIQLFRNQGSGRFSEVTNEAGFQSVNDCENTSAIWFDYNNDSFLDIYIPTWKSCSFNIMYRNNGDGTFTDVSDLINIVENEELPSFNPFPYDFNQDGYMDLYLTNDLRKANQLFINNSGNSFTEQAISYGVDTKADDMGIAVSDYNNDGHFDFFITAIQRNFLLTNDGDTTFTEDARDKAVGDSGWAWGTKFGDFDLDGDEDLFVVNGYDFPGWGAGTNIYYENNHAQGENDFTIQPVGLEDFAISVEAVDFDYDNDGDLDLIVTNSDRNSHLYRNNTLGSNENPEFQWLKISLVGTISNRNAIGTTIELTTDQSVRKRYYTGVGFLGQNLKPVHFGIPSGEAVNSVKITWPSGIEETHQNIEANTHIRAIENNGFEVLDNNTASLIFGCTDPSSCNYNPNAIMDDGTCEYLSITNTIEGRQSTGFFAEEAYSLSLQSGQSIVWKVTGGEITSGQNTDTIEVEWSFESAGEVIAVISGPLCSSEEITLNVTLSASEISPDKSIARVWNEALLDAIRGDFARPTIHARNLFHTSAAMYDAWAILNNTKTYLIGNEVHGFRNQFAGFEPDSDNLEQNLNTVISHAAYRILSHRFRNSPSAQSTLAKFNLLMDQLGHDRSMVSVNYVTGNPAALGNFIAETYIDYGNQDGSREQTGYNNAHYEPINSPLAPILPGNPNITDPDRWQSLSLDTFIDQSGNLIEGETIDFLSPEWGNVSPFAMANDVVTTYTRNGNDYKVYNDPEAPPYINSSNPRLSEAYKWGFSLVSVWSAHLDPADGVLWDISPRSIGNLDIQSFPTDYSDYPNFYKLLEGGDIGQGYSTNPITGMAYDTQMAPRGDYARVLAEFWADGPDSETPPGHWFTLLNYVNDHPSLEKRLNGEGPLLSPLEWDIKTYFTLGGAMHDAAISAWSIKGWYDYVRPISAIRYMADQGQSSDPNLPSYNENGIPLLTNYIELVDVNDPLAGREGENIGKIKLFAWKGHRYIGDTDTDTAGVDWILADEWWPYQRPSFVTPPFAGYVSGHSTYSRAAAEVLTLLTGSQYFPGGLGEFVAKQNEFLVFEEGPSVDIKLQWASYRDASDQCSLSRIWGGIHPPADDIPGRLVGEKIGIDAFNFAASYFEVDLPPAPPESTNHIIYPIPNDTGELYVANTKEGDKFYLFDLNGSQIAIKNVEYNENNRTSRLSLSDFISTGMYLLRINNSKARRILVKSR